One genomic region from Physeter macrocephalus isolate SW-GA unplaced genomic scaffold, ASM283717v5 random_867, whole genome shotgun sequence encodes:
- the LOC102976514 gene encoding translation initiation factor IF-2-like codes for PPPGLRPTGAGHPGRKDPAGGGPALGRAGALGGAAAWQPETRPSAGPEVLACSPGRPSGPSDERGGGHGQGGPVPAACDSCQLQGPGIIWRPEREVGERSERRSSAGRAPGPAGGGRPAVSWARDTPGPAPAWLPAAPGRRHRARGGRACPCPPGRAPPRPNPDRGFCSLGPGFPKGGLPGNGGPGAGGRPRGLVGVRPRRANCLSLRTGGRGSRRRHKDRGERWTGLSFGVSSLGEACPRQAVAGKRAARGAPVQASRLFPSTDLPRDAPEPPDCPSTEQPTEGRRQPPSRASRVEHSGCFQILE; via the exons CCCCGCCCCCAGGGCTGAGGCCCACGGGAGCAGGACATCCGGGGCGGAAGGATCCTGCTGGTGGTGGGCCGGCCCTGGGCCGGGCCGGGGCACTGGGCGGGGCCGCAGCCTGGCAGCCTGAGACCCGGCCCTCTGCGGGGCCAGAGGTCCTCGCCTGCTCCCCCGGCCGGCCTTCAGGCCCCAGCGACGAGCGGGGAGGAGGGCATGGCCAGGGAGGCCCTGTGCCAGCCGCATGTGACTCCTGTCAACTGCAGGGGCCTGGAATCATCTGGAGGCCAGAGCGGGAAGTGGGGGAAAGGTCGGAGCGTCGCTCCAGCGCCGGCCGTGCGCCAGGGCCCGCGGGAGGAGGGCGGCCGGCGGTCAGCTGGGCCAGAGACACCCCCGGGCCGGCGCCTGCCTGGCTGCCGGCCGCCCCGGGAAGGCGGCACAGAGCTCGTGGAGGCCgggcctgcccctgccctcctgggcgGGCGCCTCCCCGTCCTAACCCGGACCGGGGCTTCTGCAGCCTCGGGCCTGGCTTCCcaaagggagggcttcctgggaaCGGAGGGCCAGGTGCCGGGGGGCGGCCGAGGGGGCTGGTGGGTGTGAGGCCCCGCAGAGCTAACTGTCTGTCCCTCCGCACCGGAGGCAGAGGCTCTCGGAGGAGACACAAGGACAGAGGGGAGAGGTGGACGGGGCTCAGCTTCGGAGTTTCCTCCCTCGGCGAGGCCTGCCCACGCCAGGCCGTAGCTGGGAAACGGGCGGCCCGTGGGGCACCTGTCCAGGCATCCCGCCTTTTCCCGTCCACCGACCTCCCCCGAGATGCCCCCGAACCTCCTGACTGTCCGAGCACAGAGCAGCCCACCGAGGGGCGCCGCCAGCCACCTTCTCGGGCCTCCAGGGTTgaacattcaggttgtttccagattCTTG AGTAG